ACATCActcaaaagagaaaatgatgGCCTATTGTGCTTCTGAAATCCCAATCCAtgattgggagagttttactttAGTCCTTAGTGAACTGATCCGATTTTAATATGAATTAGTTAGAACCCATTGatttttgaataataagcGGCGGCGGCAAAAAAATGATGGCCCGtttatttatagaaaatttgttacaaagaaaaatctgggtaaaatagaaataaattgCAAAGGATATTCTCATCCAGTTAAACATAGACTAAACTATCAAAGAGTTGTAGGACAGTAGTGCGGGTCCTCATCTGATAATTAATCAAGAAGTTACAGTTCATATTCGTGTGAGATTATTCGTACTTATTTATTAGTCgctaaaatttttattttattgtactataTCTATATGCCTCCTTTATAACTCACAAATAAGAACATGCAACGAATTTCCTAagaaattttctatattttaagTTGTCTAATTTATACACCACTagagaagtttttttttttttttaaattttagttcACCCACTTCTCCACTAGGCAAGGGAAGATCAAGAAATCtgacttttccttttccaatttattttcCAAGATCTTCATATACGTTAAGAAAAACCCAAAATTAAGGCGGAAGACATATACAGAGTAATTAAGATATTAGGGAGATACGTCTGCATGATTGAGATTATGTTCCATTTCTGCACCAATTTGCGAACTATTTATATGGTTAGAGCCCTCATCGCAATATATTGCATCAGTTTTCTAGAGTCCAAAGAATAGGAAAATGTTTTCTGGAAAATGGGTTCATTCCCGAAGCATCGCGTCGTCCTGATGGTGATTGCCGGCCTTTTGGTACTCATGGATCATACATGCGAGGCACAACATCATGAGCCAGAACGAgaaccaccacttatcagagGAAGCGTTCATATCAAAATGCAGAATGCTCTTGCCGATAAGTCAGCCACGCTCACGGTCCATTGCAGTGGACTCCTTGAAGGTGAAGACGACGACCTCGGATCCCATGATGTCGCGCCGGGCTCGACATACGAGTTCAGATTCGAGACCGATAGTATATCCGTGACATCGTACAACTGCAGCTTTCAGTGGCCGCCGAAAAATTCGCAAAACTTTAATATATTCTCTCAAGGTAGAGACGGCAGAGACGGTGACTTTTATTGGTTGGTCTCCGACTCAGGACCTTGTCTCGTCGACGTCGGAACCGGCAATGAGGACTGTAAAATTTGGTCTTAGTCCATGGCCAAATCCCTTACTTATCAAGAGGATAAAATAGATGTATGTCTTATTAATTCCACTATCTATTCTCAATAATCAAGAAATtaagagtgtgtttggattgagagttgagttttagttttaattggtttgtaatgattgtattgttgaattatgagaaaaagtgtgaaaaagtaataaataattgagagaaaataatgattaagtaatgattgtgttgttgaattgtgaaaaagtaatgaatagttgagagaatttaatataaaaaattgaattgaatggttaaaataattattacctCCTCTTGTTGTTGCGAATTTTAAATCGCATACATCACTATGAATTAGATCAAGTGGCTCGGTGTTCCTTTCAATCGTTTGAAAGGGTGACTTTGTCAATTTTGCCTcaacacaaatttcacatttgtgctgtgaatcaatttggaatgtaggtatgtgattcaagttaattaatctacgcaaagtattataattaacatgaCTTAGTCTTCCATGCCACAAATCAGGAGACTCAATCAAATACGCAGAAGAACCagaattcttattgattatgGTCATTACATTGAGCTTAAAAAGCCCGTCACACACATATCCCTTTCCTACGTACATTCCAGACTTGGACAAAATAACTTTGTCTGACTCAAAAACAATCCTGAACCCATGTTTGTTCAGCAATGACCCGGAGACTAAATTCTTCTAAATCTCAGGTATGTACAATATATTGTTcagagtcaactcctttcctgAAGTTATCTTTAAGACTACCTTGCCTTGACCTTCAACAGCAGAATGGGCAGAGTTTCCCATATAGATCCTCTCCCCAGTGACTGGTTCGAGCATAGTGAATAGGTCTCTGCTTGAGCACACATGTCTGGTGGCACCGGTATCAAGCCACCATTCCTTTGGGTTGGACCCAATGAGGTTCACCTCTGAAACCACAGCAGATAGGTTGATATCTGCCACATCTCGAGCCATTTCATTAACCACGTTTGCTTCATggtcctttttcctttttgggagCCTGCAGTCAGCAGATCTGTGACCATTCTTATCACAGTTGAAGCATTTCCCCTGAAACTTGGGCTTGAAGACTCCTCCATTCGTACCCAActtcttcttgccttttttgttcttaGAGCTTTGCCCTTGCTCCATGACATTTACCTTAGCAGCAGGGAGGATGAGATCCTTTCCGGAGTTTTTATTGTCTTCTTCAATTCGAAGCTTGACAACAAGATCTTCCATTGTCATCTCCTTTCGCTTATGTTTCagataattcttgaaatcctTCCAACCAGAAGGCAGCTTCTCAATGACAACAGCCACTTGGAAGGATTCACTTAGAGCCATCCCCTCAGCCTGAATCTCATGTAAGAGCACTTGCAATTCTTGCACTTGACTCATTACGGTCCTTGAATCCACCATTTGAAAATCGAGGAATCGTCCGACGAGAAATTTCTTCGCACCGGCATCCTCTGATTTATATTTACGGTCCAAGGATTCCCATAGTTCCTTTGCCGTCTTAAAACCCTGATAGACACTATACAGGGAATCATGAAGACTATTCATGATATAATTCCGGCAAAGATAGTCGGAGTGCTTCCAAGCGTCAAGCGCACTGAGAGCCTGCACATCTGACTCCCCCACAGAGAGGGTTGGAGCATTTTCAGTCAAGAATCTTGCAAGGTTCAGAGTTGTGAGGTAAAATAGTATCTTTTGCTGCCACCTCTTGAAGTTCAACCCATTGAACTTCTCGGGCTTCTCGACATGGTTCACAGGGACCATCGAGGGAGCAGCCACGTTTTGGCTAACCAAATGGTTAGGCAAGATAggagcagggccggagccagtAGTCTGGCTTCCGTTGGTCGTATTTCCATCGTTCCCCGACGCCATTCGAATCGTTCATATAACAAATTATGCTTCAAGATTGTAATCAAAAACTTAATTAGCcttaataagtcacaaaattgaacgataattcaaatagaAATTCGGACAAATAAAatgctataaaat
Above is a window of Punica granatum isolate Tunisia-2019 chromosome 7, ASM765513v2, whole genome shotgun sequence DNA encoding:
- the LOC116213614 gene encoding S-protein homolog 3-like, producing MGSFPKHRVVLMVIAGLLVLMDHTCEAQHHEPEREPPLIRGSVHIKMQNALADKSATLTVHCSGLLEGEDDDLGSHDVAPGSTYEFRFETDSISVTSYNCSFQWPPKNSQNFNIFSQGRDGRDGDFYWLVSDSGPCLVDVGTGNEDCKIWS